The sequence CATATTGTCGATCTTCAAGTTGCTGTTGTAGTGGATAAGGAGGTTTTTGTAACTCTATTAATGCATTTTCTCTACTCATTTCACCAGAACAAATAAGACTAGAGAAATGAGATCTTCTTTTATCATAACCAAATTTTTTTGGCAATATATATCCTTGGTAGAATCTAGTGTAAATCGACTCATAATGTTTACCTCCATAATATTTCCATCCGATTTCATTATTTAAAATAGAAATAGCTCTCGTTTTATTATAGTCTATATAATTTAAAATTGGAAATCTTTGAAATTTATATTTATAAACCCAATCCATAAACAGATTATAGTGAGGAAATTTTTCAAGGGAATGAGTTCCAAAAAGTCGATTTAAAGATTTTATATACATCAAATCTTCAGTACCATATGACCATGAGCGAGGAACGTGCGTTTCTGTCATATAGTTCGACCCTACAATAATATATTTTATTCTCTCTTTCTCTGCAGTTTTTCGTAAAACGGCTACAATAGCGTGATCAGTCGGAATTTCTGAGTCAGGGGTCGAAGCTTTCAAAAAAGCAACCTGTAAATCACGAAAAGTTTCCCAGTCAAGTACTTCTGTATATAAATCTATATTTAATTTATTTAATAATAATTCTATATTTTTCACTGATAGTTCTGAGTTCCAACCATTATCTACATGTACTGCGAGTGGCCTAAGCCCTAGTTTATGAGTCAAATAAGCTGCATAACTACTATCCACTCCTCCACTTATACCTATTATACAATCATATGGTTTTTTTCTACCATCACTCTTTATACGTTTTACCCAGTAATCAAGGGCCCTCTTTCCAACGTCTCCCTTTAAGACATAGCGTTCAATTAAATAATCTCGTCGATGGCAATGGTTACATACCCCATTTTCATCGAATGTTATTTCTGGGTCTGATGTATCCATTACGCATTTTGTGCAAATCTGATAAGGCCTTTCCACCTTCGAATGAAATGATAAATAAATATAATAATCTTTCATGATTCACTAAAGCACGATTTTTTAAAGATCTCGAACATACGCCCTCCAAATTTAAGAAATTATTAACACTCTTCATGGTGAGTTAAAAATGGCGAAAAAGAAGATTCTAATAATTTCTTTTTCTAAATTAGATGGTGATCCTAGAGT comes from Methanomassiliicoccales archaeon and encodes:
- a CDS encoding N-acetyl sugar amidotransferase — protein: MERPYQICTKCVMDTSDPEITFDENGVCNHCHRRDYLIERYVLKGDVGKRALDYWVKRIKSDGRKKPYDCIIGISGGVDSSYAAYLTHKLGLRPLAVHVDNGWNSELSVKNIELLLNKLNIDLYTEVLDWETFRDLQVAFLKASTPDSEIPTDHAIVAVLRKTAEKERIKYIIVGSNYMTETHVPRSWSYGTEDLMYIKSLNRLFGTHSLEKFPHYNLFMDWVYKYKFQRFPILNYIDYNKTRAISILNNEIGWKYYGGKHYESIYTRFYQGYILPKKFGYDKRRSHFSSLICSGEMSRENALIELQKPPYPLQQQLEDRQYVIKKLELSEEEFERIMSSPPKTHLDYPCYDRFFIKLRKNGAYKLLQQANRKLKIINQR